A single Phragmites australis chromosome 4, lpPhrAust1.1, whole genome shotgun sequence DNA region contains:
- the LOC133914393 gene encoding ethylene-responsive transcription factor ERF014-like — protein MVKNPGTNGIATATAFSGDKARPERVIGVGGKAAARQYKGVRMRSWGSWVSEIRVPNQKRRIWLGSYATPEAAARAYDAALLCLKGSDAVLNFPSAASSSSHNVDSRHSDPAAGGMSPRSIQRTAAAAAAAFDAGIMASVDDRCSSSAGGTPTSPSSLVSADHGQEHATSSSSAAASTGSPADGEELWTDLDAFASPMCMDLMAAGAAPFSSAWEEPEDDGEMMRLWSFC, from the coding sequence ATGGTCAAGAACCCGGGCACCAATGGCATTGCCACCGCGACCGCCTTTTCAGGCGACAAGGCCAGGCCGGAGAGGGTCATCGGCGTAGGCGGAAAGGCCGCGGCGAGGCAGTACAAAGGGGTGCGGATGCGGAGCTGGGGGTCGTGGGTGTCGGAGATCAGGGTGCCGAACCAGAAGCGCCGGATCTGGCTCGGCTCCTACGCCACGCCCGAGGCCGCCGCGCGCGCCTACGACGCCGCGCTACTCTGCCTCAAGGGCTCTGACGCCGTCCTCAACTTCCCCTCCgccgcatcctcctcctctcacaACGTTGACAGTCGCCACTCTGACCCGGCGGCCGGCGGCATGTCACCGAGGTCCATCCAGCgcacggcggccgcggccgccgctgcCTTCGACGCTGGCATCATGGCCAGCGTCGACGACAGGTGCTCTTCCAGCGCCGGCGGGACGCCGACCTCGCCGTCGTCGCTGGTCAGCGCTGATCACGGCCAGGAGCACgcgacgtcgtcgtcgtctgcTGCGGCAAGCACAGGCTCGCCAGCCGATGGGGAGGAGCTGTGGACGGATCTGGACGCGTTTGCCTCGCCCATGTGCATGGATCTGatggccgccggcgccgcac